The DNA window GGTCGTAGAGGATCCCGTGCCGCCGCAGCGCGTCCACGAACTCCCCGGCGAGCCCGAACCGGGCGGCCAGGTCGTCGTAGTAGTTGTCCGGAACGACGAGCATCCCCAGGTCCAGCGCCGCCGCGGTCGCGAAGATGTCCGCGGTCGCGAACGAGACGTGCTGCGGGTCGGCCACCGCCGGCGCCCACTCCCCGCGCCGCAGCAGCGCCACGGTCAGCGCCAGCCGCAGCCGGTGCCCCGCGTTGCTCAGCGCCCGGGACCGCATCAGCCCGAACGGCGCGGCGTACTCCTCGGTGGACAACGGCGTCAGTCCCAGCACGGAGTGATAGAAGAGTCCCGCCTCGTCGAAGTGGTCGAACGGCTGGGCCAGACCGAGATGGTCGATCTCCCGCAGCCCGGCGCCGGGCACGGTCGAGCCGGTGTCCAGGAAGTCGTCGCGCCACTCGTCGCCGTCCCCGGTCACGAAGACGCTCGTGCCGTCCGGCGCGGTGATCGCCGCGAGTTCGGCCTCCCCGGGTTCCCGGACGTTCGGGTGGGCCGGGGCGAGCAGGGCCTCCGCGCGCTGCAACGACTGCGCGGGATCGGCCGACGCCACGGCGAAGGCGCTGATCGTGGCGGCCTGCGGGCGGGTGACGGCGCTGTTCAGCACGATCCGGCATCGGCTCTGCTCCCAGAGTTCGACGGGCTTGGTGCGGTGCTGCCCGGTGTGCGCGAACCCGAGCCCGCGCAGCGCGGCGCGCAGTTCCGGCCCGGAGCTCGCGTCCACCGCGAACTCGGCGAACGCGTACCCGGAAAGGTCCGGGAAGTCGGGGAGACCGGGGGCTATCGCGTCCTCCAGGGCGATCAACGACCGCATCGCGTCGACGGCGGTCCGCGCCGGATCGGCCTGCCGGAAGACATCGTTGAACACTTCGAGGGAGAGCGGGCCGTCGTATCCGGCGGCGAGCGTCAGCCGGACGAATTCCGGCAGGTCGAACGCGCCCTGTCCGGGGAAGAGCCGGTGATGCCGGCTCCACTGCAGGACGTCCATCCGCAGCTGCGGCGCGTCCGCGAGCTGCAGGAAGAAGATCTTCCCGGGCGTGATGCCGGCGATCCCGGCCGGGTCGGCCTCGCGGGAGAGGACGTGGAACGAGTCAAGGCAGAGCCCGAGCGCGGGATGATCGGCGAGCTGCACGATCCGCCACGAATGGTCCCAGGTCGAGACGTGCCGGCCCCAGGCCAGCGCCTCGTAGGCCACCCGGATCCCGCTGCCGCCCGCCAGGTCGGCCAGCGCCCGCAGCTGCTCCGCCGCCAGAGCGTCGTCGTCCACAGCGGACGGGGACACCGACGAGCACACCAGCATCGTCGACACTCCCAGCTGTTCCATCACCGCGAACTTGCGCCTCGCCCGCTCCAGATTCGCCCGGAAGATCGGCTCGGGGACCGCCTCGAAATCCCGGAACGGCTGGTAGAGCTCGATCGTCAGCCCCAGATCGGCGCACCGGGACCGGATCCGGGCCGGCGACATCGGCGACACCACGAGATCGTTCTCGAAGATCTCGATGCCGTCGAAGCCGGCCGCGGCCGCCGCGGTGAGCTTGTCGTCCAGAGTGCCGGAAACGCAGACCGTCGCGATGGAACGGCGCATCACACCTCCCGTAGATACCCGGTCACCAGGTCGCCGAGCATGGTCCGGTAGTGCTCCCTGCGCGCCGGATCGAGCAGATCCCGGTCGAAGAGCGCCCCGAACGTGTGCCGGTTGGCGACCCGGAAGAAACAGAACGAACTGATCAGCATGTGTACGTCGAGAGCGTCCACGCCGGACCGGAACAGCCCGTCCCGGCGCCCCCGCTCCAGCACCCCGTCGAGCAGCGCGACCGCCGAGCTGTTCAGGTCGACGAGCCCGGCCACGTGCCGCATGTGCCGTGCGTGCTGGGCGTTCTCCACCCCGACCAGCTTGATGAAGGCGGGGTGGGCCTCGTGGTGGTCGAAGGTGACCTCGGCGAGCCGGCGCAGCGCCGCGACCGGGTCGAGGTGGTCGACGTCGACGGCCCGCTCGGCGGCACGGATCTCGGCGTAGGCCCGTTCCAGCACCGCGAGGTAGAGCTGCTCCTTGCCGCCGAAGTAGTAATAGATCATCCG is part of the Actinoplanes missouriensis 431 genome and encodes:
- a CDS encoding bifunctional sugar phosphate isomerase/epimerase/4-hydroxyphenylpyruvate dioxygenase family protein, with protein sequence MRRSIATVCVSGTLDDKLTAAAAAGFDGIEIFENDLVVSPMSPARIRSRCADLGLTIELYQPFRDFEAVPEPIFRANLERARRKFAVMEQLGVSTMLVCSSVSPSAVDDDALAAEQLRALADLAGGSGIRVAYEALAWGRHVSTWDHSWRIVQLADHPALGLCLDSFHVLSREADPAGIAGITPGKIFFLQLADAPQLRMDVLQWSRHHRLFPGQGAFDLPEFVRLTLAAGYDGPLSLEVFNDVFRQADPARTAVDAMRSLIALEDAIAPGLPDFPDLSGYAFAEFAVDASSGPELRAALRGLGFAHTGQHRTKPVELWEQSRCRIVLNSAVTRPQAATISAFAVASADPAQSLQRAEALLAPAHPNVREPGEAELAAITAPDGTSVFVTGDGDEWRDDFLDTGSTVPGAGLREIDHLGLAQPFDHFDEAGLFYHSVLGLTPLSTEEYAAPFGLMRSRALSNAGHRLRLALTVALLRRGEWAPAVADPQHVSFATADIFATAAALDLGMLVVPDNYYDDLAARFGLAGEFVDALRRHGILYDRDAAGGELLHLYTPVLGGRVFFEIVERRGGYARFGEANAPVRMAAQRHRRLAGGVSWTRQP
- a CDS encoding TetR/AcrR family transcriptional regulator, producing MTQEKSMPAVPSLSPGRRRDAERTRAELLEVATDEFAERGYSGARVDEIANRTRTTKRMIYYYFGGKEQLYLAVLERAYAEIRAAERAVDVDHLDPVAALRRLAEVTFDHHEAHPAFIKLVGVENAQHARHMRHVAGLVDLNSSAVALLDGVLERGRRDGLFRSGVDALDVHMLISSFCFFRVANRHTFGALFDRDLLDPARREHYRTMLGDLVTGYLREV